In the Acropora muricata isolate sample 2 chromosome 10, ASM3666990v1, whole genome shotgun sequence genome, one interval contains:
- the LOC136930680 gene encoding uncharacterized protein: MESLKSVIQLKERDCFMASVDLRDAYYSIPMSVHAQKYLKFTWGGKLYQFTCLPNGLCCAPRLFTKLLKPVYSTLRLKGHLSVGYIDDSYLQGNTFVACQENVTDTVNIFQDLGFTIHPEKSILVPTRKLTFLGFILDSHFMRISLTAGKADSLKAAAQALLLRKSPTIREVAEVIGKMVASFPGVQLGPLYYRQLENDKIKALRENYGNFDRPMVISGTARADLKWWINNIQTSYKPIRVAPPVMELKSDASHLGWGAVHGDRSTGGRWTDKEKLQHINVLELQAAFFALKVFCKDITNAHVKVFSDNTTTVTYINNMGGSHSLHCNALTRDMWLWCIDKGIWLSAAHLPGSQNIQADRASRIFHDQTEWKLDQDIFHRITSQLIKPEVDLFASRLNFQLDRYVSWKPDPGALAVDAFTLDWSSYVFYAFPPFSVLGRVVQKIQEDMAEGILLIPNWPTQPWFPKVMRLLVKEPLLLPKNNQLLQLPYNKTAVHPLVGKLTLLACLLSGNPCKAREFRRTLSTSLCHPGGNQRSVSMEHICRSGRISVVDGVCIQFHQL; encoded by the coding sequence atggaatCTCTTAAATCTGTAATTCAGCTTAAGGAGAGAGATTGTTTTATGGCCTCAGTGGATTTAAGGGATGCATATTATAGCATCCCCATGTCCGTCCATGCCCAGAAATACCTTAAGTTCACATGGGGTGGAAAACTGTACCAATTTACTTGCCTGCCAAATGGTCTGTGCTGTGCTCCTAGATTATTCACAAAGTTGTTGAAGCCTGTTTACTCTACGTTGAGATTGAAAGGGCACTTGTCTGTAGGCTACATAGATGATTCATATTTGCAGGGGAACACATTTGTTGCATGCCAAGAAAATGTTACAGATACTGTTAACATTTTTCAAGATCTTGGTTTTACTATTCATCCTGAGAAATCAATACTTGTACCTACAAGGAAACTGACTTTTCTAGGATTCATTTTGGATTCTCATTTTATGCGTATCTCCCTAACTGCTGGAAAGGCTGATTCTTTGAAAGCAGCTGCTCAAGCCTTACTTTTGAGAAAATCACCAACCATACGAGAGGTTGCTGAAGTTATTGGTAAAATGGTTGCAAGTTTCCCTGGGGTACAGTTAGGACCTCTTTATTATCGGCAATTGGAAAATGATAAAATCAAAGCACTCAGAGAGAACTATGGGAATTTTGACAGACCAATGGTTATTTCAGGGACTGCTAGAGCAGACCTCAAGTGGTGGATTAATAACATTCAAACTAGCTATAAACCCATTCGTGTGGCCCCTCCAGTTATGGAGTTAAAATCAGATGCCTCACATCTTGGTTGGGGGGCAGTGCATGGTGATAGATCCACTGGTGGCAGGTGGACTGACAAGGAAAAGTTGCAACACATTAATGTCTTAGAATTACAAGCTGCTTTCTTTGCATTGAAAGTATTTTGTAAAGACATAACTAATGCTCATGTTAAGGTATTCTCAGATAACACTACCACAGTAACTTATATTAACAATATGGGTGGCAGTCATTCGTTACATTGCAATGCCTTAACACGAGACATGTGGCTTTGGTGTATTGACAAAGGCATTTGGCTATCTGCCGCACATCTTCCAGGTAGCCAAAACATTCAGGCTGATCGGGCATCCAGAATATTTCACGATCAAACAGAATGGAAATTAGATCAAGACATTTTTCACAGGATAACATCACAACTAATTAAACCAGAAGTTGATCTGTTTGCTTCAAGACTAAATTTTCAACTTGATAGATATGTCTCGTGGAAACCTGACCCTGGGGCGTTGGCAGTGGATGCCTTTACTCTTGACTGGAGTTCTTATGTTTTTTATGCTTTTCCCCCATTTAGTGTTTTGGGCAGGGTAGTGCAGAAGATTCAAGAGGACATGGCCGAAGGAATATTATTGATCCCAAACTGGCCCACCCAGCCATGGTTTCCCAAAGTAATGAGATTATTGGTGAAAGAACCTCTTCTTCTCCCCAAAAACAATCAGCTGCTCCAACTGCCATACAACAAGACAgcagttcatccactggtaggAAAACTAACCCTTCTGGCATGTCTGTTATCCGGGAATCCTTGCAAAGCAAGGGAATTCCGCCGCACACTCTCAACATCATTATGTCATCCTGGCGGGAATCAACGCAGCGTCAGTATGGAACATATTTGCAGAAGTGGCAGAATTTCTGTAGTCGACGGAGTGTGCATCCAATTTCACCAACTATAA